From the genome of Nicotiana tabacum cultivar K326 chromosome 17, ASM71507v2, whole genome shotgun sequence:
GGAGTCGATGAATGATGGTGACCCGGAAAGATCTATCACCCCGATTGCATCTTTCGGGGTATTTCCCTTAGCCCGAGGAGTACCGGTCGTGGTCTCCTTATCGTCCTCCCCAATTTGGAGCAATATGGCCTCGTCCTTCCCAATTTAGGAGGCCTCGGTCACTGCCTCCTCATCGGCTACCCCGGTTTGATGCAACTCGATAATGCTTCTCACACGGGTCATCAGCTCggaggcttcttcttcttcggactcgTTCCTCATTTGACTGAGCGAAATCGATGGGACCTCCTGGGCGCCACTTTCCTTGGATTTGAGCGCCAGTCtcttttttggttttttcttctcCGAGTTCGGAGAACTTGgagccctttttcttttcttttctttatcttgcTTCAGAAGAGATGGTTCGGGGGGATGTCTTCATCACCGGACGTGGGCCTCATTTCAAAATCTTTGGGAAGgcctacaaaagaagaaaaagtgagAACGAATGCAGCTAAGAAAACTAAGTGTTAATTCACTCAGTAGAGAAATATCACTGTGAGCAcgggcctcccaccgacccttcgATAGTTCGCGCCACGTGCACTCAGAATAGGGTTTTTGCGACACGATGCCcttgacccactccttgagtcaaGGAATTGCATCTGACATACGAGCAACAACTGAATCACAAAGAATCGATAAgaagaagggaaaagaaaaatgataaataaaatcTTAAAGGCAAGGTTATACTTATGCTTCATGTTTCATTTCTCAAAAAATGGCATGTCCTCGGCCGGGATTAAGTCCTCGGCCGGGATTAAGTCCTCGATCCTTACTCGAACGAATCAGCCTAACCAGCCTTAGTCTCgatcctcgtcgatgctcgagaatggggcCTTACTGGCCCGACGGGCTAGTTTTATTAGCCCCATtgatagagtcggggactgtacagACGCATGAGGTGATCGATGGTGAAGGGACACCCCTCGATCTTATTTACAAAGAAGCGGTGGAGAATGACTATCCTCCAGAAGGAGGGATGAATTTGGCCTAGggtcacctcgtacctcttacaaaaggcGATGATGACCGAGTCCAAGGggcccaacgtgaagggataagtgtagacACTCAAGaaaccctccacgtgggtagtgatcgcCTCCTCAGGCGTAGGAACCACTACGTACATATCGACCCAGTTGCAGTCCTCCTTGACTTTGTCGAAAACACTATCGGTGACCGAACATATGTATCTCGAGACCGGTTCACAACGGTCCAGTACCGAGAAGgttttctcaaccttaaaatcggCTCCAGTTGGACACTCCGTAGGGACGAACATCTTTAGAAGGTGTTCCAGTGTCGGTTCCTAAGTAACAGCATGCAAAACATTCTCAGTCGGTTTCGAGGAATGGGGAGTTTCCTTTTGGGGAACAGACTTAGAAGTCTTCGCcatttttttaatgaaaatgaagaaggggtTAAAGGGGTATGCTTGAAGAGTCCAGACAAAGGAGAAACCCTTACAAAGCTCTCAAGAAATTAGAGGAAAACACTTGAAACTGCAAAGGTTCTTTAAGAACAAGAGTAAGAAAAGGTTGaacgtaaagtttgaatgaatgaaGAAGGAAGTATTTATAGTTTGCAAACGACGGTTCAAAACCTGTAGTGGCCGATCAGCAACTGACAAACATTTAATGCCATTTATATgtgactgacgagacgtttcgCTCATTTTGTCATTTCTGGCGCAAAGTATCGAgggctcatatcgtttctcgtcgtttactctccaaaaatgagggactatctgtatacggtagaaaCCGAGCTCATCTATTGTATGACAGATCGGGGATGAAATATAATGGATTGAAGATTGACCCTGGGGTTCCATCGAACCTAGGCACGAGGTTAGAACATTCGTTTTCAAGATTATTGAGTCTGAAACCCCGGAACTGACCACGACTCCGAATTAGCTCGAGAACATATTATCGAACCAAAATAACGGAAGGCCGAAATATCTGTAACCGGTTGGAAATTACGGTGGAAATCTCGACACGTATCAATGAaatcgattaattagcaaatcatgagattctTTACCTTATATAGATTTGTACCTAAAATAGGacttctctactatataaagagggtctgaTTATTTGTAAATGACATTTTGACACGCAACCCAAAGCAGTAAACTGTTATTTCTAGTAATTATTATCTTATCACTCTGTTCCGGCACCGATTGCAGCATCTTTGACTCGAGGGTGATCAACCTTCAAGGCCAACATTGTTCAACTTgcgtggtttgcatttacttttttatcatttatttcaatttgaatctgatTTATCAtttttgtatcaagttagatcaTGTATCCTtcaaaccgcgtataaattcaattgttatccaattttgagggtaaacaatttTATTAGAAATTTTTTTAGATTGATAAAGaatcaaataaaccaaaaaaattgTTACTTTTGTATCGCTattaaaatctggacaaaaatactttACCTAAAACACGAAAAAAAACTCCAGCATATTTATCATGAGTTCTCGAATAATTGCTTTGAAGTTGAAACTGTCTATCATTATTCAAATAACTCTACAAAATTGTTGGTGGAAGTGGGGATCATTTTAAATCTATGCATTGAAAGTCTTATTTCCCTATATTTTCAAGAAGGTTTAAGAGCTATGGATTAACAAGTGAAAGGATGAAAATTTGTGCTATTAGTGGTGTATACTAATATATAGAAGTTGTATTGCTTCTATCAATACAAACACACGTGAATACAATCCTTAACATATTGACGTTTATATTTCTGAAGAATATAATGACGTCCTTATAGTTTAGACGACCTTCATTTTTTGCCCATTGAAAACACGTTCTGTTTTATTATAGGAGAGGAGTTGTTCAAGCTTTTATTGTATGTTTGGAATGGGTGACTTCAATTTCTATTGGAATTCGTCAACTACTCATCCATTCGCAACTGTTGGTCCTAACTACCATAATAATAGAACAATCCAAACACTCAAATCTATAATAGACAAAATGCATTTTCACTAAACAAATGAATTTAGTTTAATTAGTCGTACAATTCCGGATTTCCAGTGTAATGTTTCTTTACACAAATACATTACCAATCAAcaaattatttgttttatctACACAAACTCATAAAATTTATCGGCCTCGTGACGAGGATGACGACGTTGACTTTGACACGGACGGCGAAGATGACCCACTCCATCTCATGCTAGTACCCGACTGCGAAATAAATTCGATAAGTCATTTTGTAAATCATGAGGGGCAAATTTGATTGCAATTACTCATCAATTCTCCCCCGTGCTTCTCGTAAAAAGCTCGATTTTTTGGAACAACATTGTTAGCTAGCGTTTGGTCataaattcccaaatttattctgaaaaatctgatttggttGAAGTTTGGCTTGAAGATGAAAATATGTTTGGACATAtattttgggtgaaatttggtttggaaaaatatgaaatatgacttatacccacaagttgtaaaaactatcacaaatacccaacaataccattatcaataatattcattatattatcgcataCCATAGTCctcaacataaataaatttgatacaaaattatcatttttataatgaactacatgataacTATCAGATaaccgagaagacgaagcaacatcgttacaaaacaataaatggtgggctcttttataaaatacaaaagattagggtaatttttaaaaaatataatagtgatattttggcccaaaaccagctaTTGAACTGGATTTGGGATTTGGGACTTGGGATTTGGCTAAAATGTAAGCAAAATATATAGCCAAATatatgtttgccaaataaaacccaaatttattttgataaaatctatggccaaactaGTCCTTAGTCAGTGATATCTTGACTTGATCTTGGGGTTTCAGCTCCATATGACCCATGAACTTTGTTTTCCATATACCTCCTCGAAACTCGAATTAAATTTGCTAAACTTAGACGAAATCTCAATCGTCAAATTCTCATGTAGTGACATCAGCACTTTGTTCCAACCCATCCTCTCATACTTTGACATGTACTCTTTCACCTTCATTTTGTGCTTTAAAATCCAATTGGATCCAGGTAGGAGCTTTAGGTTTGATACCTAGACCTTCGAAATAACCTAGTTTAAGTAGTTCGCTTGGAACAAATAAGACTAATTAATGCAACATCCTTGTATAGTTGTGCTTTACCATAGAGTTTACATAAAAGGTTGAGTACTAACCATGCAAACCGTAGTGTAAAGGTAGAACGCAGAGAGTCCCCATCTTCTATTGTTAGGCTCAAGTATGATTTCGGCAGCGATGTCTGTAATGAAATCGGCGAAGCGATGATTATTTCAGATATTGCGTCCCTATAATCGCTGAGATAAATAAAGTAGTTCATAACGTATCGAGTTAACggtgaattatattcctccacCCGACATTGCCTTTGATGTATAACATGGCTCTGGCGGTACTAACTATCGGTACTAATAGAACAAACGAATACACCACAAATCTTCAATAGACATAATGATATGAACCAAGTTCTCATGCCATTTCATTCAACAAATGAATTTAGTTTAAAATTGGTCTCTACAATTCCCGATTTGCAACGTAACATTTCGATACACAAATACATTACAAATCAAAAACATTTGTTTTGTATACACAAACTTCTCTCTTATCTCATAAAATTCATATGCACTTATTTATCGGCTTCGACTTGAGGATGACATTGACGTTGTTGATACAGACGGCGAAGATGTCCCACTCCATCCCATACTAGAAATCAAAACATTAGCACCATGAAATAAATCCGATAAGTAATTTTGTAAATCATCAGGGGCAAATCTAATAATTGACTCCATTCCGGTGACATTCCTCACCAATTCTCTTCGGTGCTTCTCGTAAAAAGTCTGATATCTCGGAACAAGCTTGTTAGCTAGTGATACTTTGACTTGGTCTCTGAGTTTCTGGTCGAGTATGACCCATGAACTTTGTTTTCGATATACCTCCTCGAAACTTGAATTAAATttgctaaacctttccttcactTCCATCGATGAAATCTCAATCGTCAAATTCTCAGGTAATGACATCAGCACTTTGTTCCAACCCATCCTCTCATACTTTGACATGTACTCTTTCACCTTCTTTTCGTGCTTTAACATCCAATCGGATCCAAGTAGGAGCTTTAGGTTCGATTCCTGTACCTTTGAAATGATGTAGTTTAAGTTGTTCGCCAGGAACAAATAGGATAGTGCCACGTCCTTGTAAAGTTGTGCTTTACCATCGAGTTTACATAAAAGGACGAGTACGAGCCACGCAAGTCGTAAGGCAACAGCAGAAGGCGGAGAGTCCCCATCTTCTGTTGTTAGGCTCAAGTAGTATGATTCCGGCAACGATGTCTGTAACGAAATCGGCAAATCGACGATTATTTCAGATATTGCGTCACTATAATCGCCGAGATAAACAAGGTAGTTCATGACGTATCGAGTTAACGGGTGAACCCCGCCACCTTGCACTGCCTTCGATGTGTCTTTCTGAACTGCCGATTCAAACTCCGACAACATGGCTCTAGCGGTATTGCCGAGCTTGACCAGTAATATCATCGCCTGAGACTTGACTACCTCCATTGAATCAAAGCTGAAAATCAATTCGATTTTAACCCAAAGCTCACAAATGGCGTCGTAGACGTCCAGCACTCTAAACATTTTCTCAAGTGATAACTTCTTATATTTGGCCACCATTTCTGGGAACAAGAACAGAGTCAAAGCCCCATCTTTAGCAATCTCCGAGAAACAGGATTCTCTTATGTTGTCTGAGGCAGAGAAGACAAAATCACAGAGAATCCTCTCACCGTGAAACAGAGTAGTAACTGCAATCTTAACAGCACTCAACCAATTCTTGATTTTTATCTCCAGTAATTCCCAATCCATTTTCTGAATCTGTGAAGAGCTTAATTTCTCAATCCCCAAGTAATACAAAATCTCATCGATGACTGATTTTCGATTAAGTTTGTAAATTTTCACGCACTCTcttccataaccagctccaatCATACAATCAGCTATTGATTTCAAATCCGCCATTACAACCTCTGAAACCTTCTCAATTTCACTATTATTATTGTCTTCAGAAACTTCATCTTCATCTAAAAGACTTGATAGGGTGGCAGTGGATGATCTTGAGGATCTTGACGACACCGTTTCTGCATCAAGAAAGTAACGACTTCCTGATAAGATAGTGTAGAACTCTTTCTGAAGTCTTCTTATGGCAATTTGCATGAGATTATGAGCTCGAACTAGAAGTTTAGAGCTGGAACTATCTTTGATAACAAACTGCATTGCATGTTGTAAGTCGTTAACGGCGTTAAGAAGCTGCTTGGCTTCTAACGGATTATCACGGAAGAGATTAGCGACTCTGTTATAAGAGGTGGTTGAGACAGAGGAGGAATCAAGATCCCATTTTTTGATAATTAATTCAGAGTATTCTATTGTTTCTTCCATTAAAGTTTCAGAAAAGGTGTTAGGAGATGATGAATTATGTGAAGGGGTTGAAGGTTTTGATGATGAGAAAAAGGGGGTCCtcattgtttttcttgttgtacaaaagaaagaaaataagaggtgTTTGTTGTTTTTTATCCAGAAAGTTTGTTGCTTTCTTGGAGAGTTGGAGAGAGATGTGAAAATGGTAGGAAGAGAAAAGACAGATTAATGGAAGATTGAAGAGGTGAAACCAATATTTATAGGAGTACTGGGACAGAAAGGTTGACTGAGACTCCGAGAGTAGATGAAGGAACAGAACGCGGTCCATAGCTTCGTCAAACAGTGACTTGTGATTTCTTTCATATTTATATACAAAAAAGTTGTCCTTCGTTGCGAGCGTATATTTAAAAACAATTCGTATCGATTTTTaaggtttaaaaaaaaaaaacgtaGATTTGTATATAAATTTATAACTGTATCGATAATTAGGGTAAGTTTGAAGGGGAGCCTTAGCGTAACTGGTAaaattgttgtcatgtgaccgGGAGGTCACatgttcgagccgtgaaaacaacCTTTTGtagaaatgcaaggtaagactgcgtacaatagatcctTGTGATCCGACCATTCTCACACCCTgggcatagcgggagcttagtgtaccgggctgccctttttttattttattttaagaaaataaaatcgaaaaaataatgaagcgtaccgaataaatttacatgtgaaaatATATTCATacattaagtttaaaaataataaggCATTAAACTTTTTTTTTGGCCTTGAAAGTATAAAAACGGTTACAAGCAAATAAGTAATTAAACTGAAAATCCTAATTCTCAAACCTATTATATTACTCTTcgtgaaactaaattatttccagcatattcactagcaagacacaaagtattctagcgattatgagtagcaagcTACAATTTATTGAATAtgtttcatttttggatttttcttttgaatatCTAATCTTTTATAGATTTTACTCTTGAGTCACaacttaattaatatattttcactcatgtgatttatattttctttgtctttgctaACTTTCATTTACGTtgctgtagaatagttgatggatctatgcTTTGgctatctttcatattttcttattcATCACCCATTAAACAGTAAACATgtttagagagttttgctaagtaaTATAAAAGTACGTATAGTATGTTATTGCATTCAacttctactagtgacttttacatgacatttggaaaaataccgaaaattagtCGAACCGTACaaataccgaagagaaaccggcatgagtgaagtagtttcgaaaagtctaactttgattatacataatagaataaccgaaaaattgatatggtataaatttttataaaataaccggtcgAACCGATTCATTGACACCCCTACTTTCCATTTATTTTACCACGCTTTCCCTCTTAGCCCATTCCACAAAGAATGATATATTTTAtcaaattatttatatatttgaaaatactttaactttaaattttttatttaacttTAATGTGAAGTTCTTTTGTAGACATACAAATGATACGATCCCACAaaacttttatcctttaaaattttaaaaatcacaagtttcaaaaaaatATTCCTTAAACTTTGTGGCGAATCAAATTATGTCACATAAATTTTGACGGAAGGCGTATATCTCATGCTTTTTTAAATAACCAAAGAGGAAACAATATCGTATAAAGATGGAACAAAGAGAATAAAGTAAAAAGTCGAAGTATTTATTCATTATATTGCTCCAAATTTCATTTTATTAGCACTACTGTTACAATCATTGTTAAAGAATTTTCATGTAAGTTGAAGATATGTTGTACTCTTTACTTCTAAAACAACGGAATTGATGTCAAAATTAATCGTAATTTATGAAAGCCGCGCGTAAGTTGTAAGTTTTGTAAATTTACTTCAGTAAAAGGGAACGAATTAATGATTCAATTGAAAATGAAGTAACTTTCGTATTTCAATATCTGTAAGTTTCTCGCAACGACGAGAATATAATTTTGATTAATGGTGGCATGGATGGCAACCCTATTGTAAATCTCTCACTCGTTAAATATGTATATTAAAACAAATTGAGAGCCACAAATGCAATTGACCCAAAATGCCTAAAAAGGCAAAACTTGTCCTAATATAAAACCTTATCATTGGTTTGATTTTACGAAGTGTATGTCGATAACTACGTCAAACAATGATATTAGTATATCAATCAATATCAACGCGGAATCAAGGACTCCATCTTCCACATGCAACTTAAGTTAGTTCGTGGCCATTTTTAGCTAATTATCTTTTGAGAAATAGTAAAATTAGTGGTTGAGCTGAGAATAGAGGTGTTTACCAAATGGGCTTGACCGGTTGGTCATGAGAAAAAATAGCCCGTTCGGTTAGTGGGGCGGGCTGGTTAGTGGGCTGGTATACCAGACTGTTAATGGGCTGGGCAATTCCGGGTTCTAGTGGGCATGTCCAGTTCGAACCGGGCGGGGATCAAACTTCAAAGGCTTTCATTTCATATTCTCattgcataataatacttcaaattaatttgcaagttctattctgtttttatttttatttttgaacttgcaaattaaaagtttacaataattataaaaaaaaataagaatgagtaCATCACATGCTAtacatcatttttgtaagttcttccatgtcaacatgagaTTTCTGGTTTCTGGCATTGCTTGAATCGGAACCATAAACCAtcatatctccaatttcttggtcctccggtTCATCTACCTACATATTAACGACCTTGATTTCGCTGTtatgatcttatccaatctctgaaacacaCAAAAACATCCAAAGCGTTGCTACCCAATGAGTGACGGATATCTCCTAgttgctgccttgcttggctaaatgcgcttTTCTGATTTAGCTGTTGAAATTGACACATTTAGCATGTCTCGAGCCATGGCGGAAAGAACATTaaattgatttgagttgattCTCCACAAAGCCAGCGGTAGAAATTCCTTTTGTGCGGGGCTCTGTTgccttttgcaagtagaattggagtttatcaatattcctgctactggGTTGTTGGTACTCTCCTAGTGTAGATCAAATTAAATAATCTTCAATACCATCATTATCCTCCATAGCGCCGGATGAGATGTAGAAACTGGACTTGAAAGAATATTTGCATTTGCATCTACAACAGAAGAAGCAACAACAATgctagcataataattatataaagctTGTAAATATTTATGTAGATCAGAAAAGCAAGTGTCAATATCACAGGTTTCAGTTGGTCAAATATTCATATAAACATATAACACAGTGAGTAATTGGCGACAAGTAGCCATTTTGATATaagggtttaaaatagcaccaattaggtaaataagggggaatatgatagaaatatttcttaaatttatctagcatagattcaacaacaaaattatatccttctttcttcttgaaattatggagtaaaagaaaattttcagTTATATGTACTAAACCATTTgtaatagtaggataataagctccagaaaactcaagcgTAGCTACATAAAGTTTTTGTAAATTTTTCACAACATCTTCAATAACATTCCAAGTACTAGCTATTAACAAACGGTTAGGATCGGTACAATaagaattagcaacttcaattataggcattctatatttataaaaatattttaaaaataaataagtataattccactTAGTAACTATTTTTTCATGCATGAGTCTTGGTCTTAGTCCATTATATTCACATTTATCCTTAAATGCATTAAATCTAGAActtctattatttttttgaattacaCCAACTTTTCTAACTAAAGTgatcttatttttaaataattcaaggccactcttaacaattaaattataaatatgacataCACACCTCATATGAAATTTTCAGGAAGTGGTGGGCATAGATACAATTTTAATAGTGAAATAGCAACattgttgttagaagcattatcaaataatATACACAAAACTTTTTCTTCAAGATTGTAAAATATAGCAACTTCGTGGTAGTATTACTTATAAATACActagtatgactttgatcttcatcatatttaaaagctataatatatttttgcatacaaaaattatcatctatccaatgacatataatagtcaaataatcatttctaTTAACAAcacgaccaatatcagaagtaacAGAAACTCTAAAAGGAAGATTAGCAAACAAATAACAGATATATGTCCgatattgtccaaaaagcctaaaaatatcagctctacaagtacttctaggaataacTTTAAATAAAGGGTTATAAACTttttgaatataagtaacaagatatggtAAAGTAACAAAGCtaaaggtaaacaacctaaaacatcagctaattcttcccgatctttcaa
Proteins encoded in this window:
- the LOC107808493 gene encoding exocyst complex component EXO70H1-like, encoding MRTPFFSSSKPSTPSHNSSSPNTFSETLMEETIEYSELIIKKWDLDSSSVSTTSYNRVANLFRDNPLEAKQLLNAVNDLQHAMQFVIKDSSSSKLLVRAHNLMQIAIRRLQKEFYTILSGSRYFLDAETVSSRSSRSSTATLSSLLDEDEVSEDNNNSEIEKVSEVVMADLKSIADCMIGAGYGRECVKIYKLNRKSVIDEILYYLGIEKLSSSQIQKMDWELLEIKIKNWLSAVKIAVTTLFHGERILCDFVFSASDNIRESCFSEIAKDGALTLFLFPEMVAKYKKLSLEKMFRVLDVYDAICELWVKIELIFSFDSMEVVKSQAMILLVKLGNTARAMLSEFESAVQKDTSKAVQGGGVHPLTRYVMNYLVYLGDYSDAISEIIVDLPISLQTSLPESYYLSLTTEDGDSPPSAVALRLAWLVLVLLCKLDGKAQLYKDVALSYLFLANNLNYIISKVQESNLKLLLGSDWMLKHEKKVKEYMSKYERMGWNKVLMSLPENLTIEISSMEVKERFSKFNSSFEEVYRKQSSWVILDQKLRDQVKVSLANKLVPRYQTFYEKHRRELVRNVTGMESIIRFAPDDLQNYLSDLFHGANVLISSMGWSGTSSPSVSTTSMSSSSRSR